The Catharus ustulatus isolate bCatUst1 chromosome 16, bCatUst1.pri.v2, whole genome shotgun sequence genome window below encodes:
- the THUMPD1 gene encoding THUMP domain-containing protein 1 translates to MAAAEPAARKRRPKGHFAAGAGRAKRPRGAGRQLEAGMRGILITCNMNERKCVGEAYSLLGEYGDLLYGPEQFSDHEERLSGSDREEDEDDVEAALKKEVGQIRASTEQKLRRFQSVESGANNVVFIRTQGIEPENLVHHILKDMHTTKKKKTRVILRMLPISGTCKAFMEDMKKYTETFFEPWFKAPNKGTFQIVYKARNNSHMSREEVIKELAGIVGSLNPENKVDLNNPQYTVVVEIIKTVCCLSVVRDYVLFRKYNLQEVVKSNKEDAQQNPSSLTEEQKSEVVKAETEEEEEKSSKEVKEKKNQSETKSESKGNDALTV, encoded by the exons ATGGCCGCGGCCGAGCCGGCGGCGCGGAAGCGGCGGCCCAAGGGGCACTtcgcggcgggggccggccgGGCCAAGCGGCCCCGCGGCGCCGGGCGGCAGCTGGAGGCCGGCATGCGCGGCATCCTCATCACCTGCAACATGAACGAGCGCAAGTGCGTGGGGGAGGCCTACAGCCTGCTGGGCGAGTACGGGGACCTGCTCTACGGGCCCGAGCAG TTTTCAGATCACGAGGAGAGGCTGTCTGGAAGCGAcagggaggaggatgaggatgatgtcGAGGCAGCTCTGAAGAAGGAGGTTGGCCAGATCCGTGCCTCGACGGAGCAGAAGCTGCGGCGGTTCCAGTCGGTGGAGAGCGGTGCCAACAACGTGGTGTTCATCAGAACCCAGGGCATAG AACCTGAGAACCTGGTGCATCATATACTAAAGGATATGCACACcactaaaaagaagaaaacaagagtcATTCTGCGCATGTTGCCCATTTCTGGAACCTGCAAGGCTTTTATGGAAGATATGAAAAAATACACGGAAACGTTTTTTGAGCCTTGGTTTAAAGCCCCTAACAAGGGTACTTTTCAGATTGTTTACAAAGCTCGTAATAACAGCCATATGAGTAGGGAAGAAGTAATTAAGGAGCTGGCAG GAATTGTGGGCAGCCTCAATCCTGAAAACAAGGTTGATCTTAATAATCCACAATACACGGTTGTGgtggaaataataaaaaccgTCTGTTGCTTAAGTGTGGTGAGGGACTATGTTCTGTTCAGAAAATACAATCTACAGGAGGTGGTGAAGAGCAACAAAGAAGATGCACAGCAAAACCCATCAAGTCtgacagaagaacagaaatcaGAGGTAGTTAAAGCAGAaactgaggaggaggaggagaagagctctaaagaagtaaaagaaaagaagaatcaAAGTGAAACAAAATCCGAGTCCAAGGGGAATGATGCTCTGACAGTGTAG